Genomic segment of Marmota flaviventris isolate mMarFla1 chromosome 4, mMarFla1.hap1, whole genome shotgun sequence:
GTTTCTAGGAACCCAGTCTGGGAAGGAAGATAAACCTTGTCCCAGTCTAGTTTGGTGACTCAGAGGTATGACATAAAGATGATCCCAAGGCTCTCAGAGCACATTTCCAATCCCCGTGACCTAGACTCCACAGAACTTTGGCAATTGTGGAAACTGGCTTCCCTGTGCACTTGTGAACCATCCCGGTCAGCCCCATGGGGAGGCCAGAGAGCAGCCCCAGTCCAGGTGGGCAAAATGCTGCCCAGTGGCACCTCAGCCATTGGCTAGTGGCCTGAAAGTGTGTGGCAGGCACATGCCATTACCTGAGTCCACAATCCTGGGTCTTCCCAGGTTCCAGGTGTAACTGGAAAAGCGATCAAGCTTCACTCTCTCAAGAGTTGGAGGGGTAGAGACATTAGGAGTCCCAGATCCAGCTAGTGAGTGTCGACCATTGATTCTGACTACAGCCAGGGACAGAAAATCTTGATGCCACCACCCTTTACAATGTTTtagaaatcacacacacaaaactgagttatataattactttatttccccttttttcAAATGTAACATTATAGTTGTCCAACATACAGATATGACTATAGCTCCTTACATCTTATTCTATCTAAAAGTTAGATATTTGAACTCTGAGATGAAAATCATCCCATTACAATGGCAACATTTCTGAAAAATGGATTTCATATTTGTGTGATGGGAAATCGACTCCCCATctaccccccccccgcccccaaaagACTCCTCAGTTCAGAGCTACAGAAAGACAGCTCACAACCACAGTTAACACATGGTGCCCATGCACAGTGGGGACCCAAAACAATAAGCGATGGGGTTAAACTTCTGAAACAAGCAACTTCTTATTTATACAGAGTAAGAATACAGAAGAAaagcttcattttccttttagccCTTTTATTAGTGTTTTGCCTCCACCCAAGTTACTGTGTACGGAAcacctacaaaaaaataaaaaccacctgACTTAAAGTCCCTGAAATGCATGCAACTTAAAACTCCCTAAAGCACACACAACAGTGCCAAGTCTCCAAGTCTGATTCTTGTCTAATGGGGACTATGGTGCGGCTGCTGGGGGGCCAGCTGAGTCCGTCGTGCTGCCGGGGTTTGGAGCTGCTGCTTCTTTGGCTTCTGGCTGCTGGGTTGCAGTTTGGGCTTCTTCATTTCCAGCACTTTTCTTCCCCTTGTCTGCTGCTGTGGTACCCACCCCCATGATCTCCTGCAGTGGTGGATCGGTTTCAAGGTTGCTGGGCTGGAATTCATAGACCTGGACTTGACCTGGGACGTCGATTGCTTTCTGCTCAAGTTTTTCCAAGATGGTCTGAACCTTCCTGACACCATCTCTCCTGGCCTGACGTACATCAGCTCGTCCTTCAGGGTCCACAGAATCCAGGGCCAGCAGCTCTTTGGTCAGATACTCTTCAATCATCAGGTACTTTTTGTCAGTCTTCTTGCCTTCAAAGTTGTCCACGGCCTGCTCCAGCCCTTGCACCTTCTCCAGGATGGCTTCCACTTTAAGCACACCTGGATGTTTTGGGGCAACCTCAGCCTCTCCTGGTTTGGGGGGTGTGACTTCTGTAGGTGCAGGGCTGGGGGCTGCCTTCTCTTCTGCAGCCACATTCTTGGGGGAAGAGGGGACAGCagaaggggcagggctgggaatTGGAGAAGGGGAAGGACAAGGAATTGGAGCAGAGGGAACCTTTACTTCCACCTTCTCAGAGGCAGGAGGCGGCTTCTGGGTAACAGGTTTAGAATCCGCCTCCTTGCGGATCACTTGAATTGGGATGTGTCCAGGAAGGAGATCCGGTCCAGTTGGGCCTGGCTTACTTTCTGGTTTGTTTTCAGGTGGGGCAACAGGTGGGGATTCTCGATGGGTCATGGGCTgctgagaaacagagaaaagataCAGAGGTATTTAAAATAACTGGCTAAAAGTCACAGGTAGTTGTTTGTAGCTAGTatcaattagaagaaaaaaaacaactatttttcTTGGTTAAGTTTAACCATATAAAAGATTTTCAAAGTCAACAAACAGCTTAAATAAACACGTGGTATTAATCATGTATCTGACCAAACTATTCTCCAACCTTCCACTAGTCACTCTGGGCTATTTGTCTGTTACACCTCACGTGCGCTGGAGGTGACAAGTCTTAtggcaaggaaaagaaaaccaatataattttcaaaaatgagaatagcaaaacctaatgctaactgcTAAGCAGGGTTTGCTCACGGTACAGTCCCAAGTGATACCAACTCAGGATGCAGACAGGAAGTGGCTGCCTTGGTCTGCCTCCTTACCATGCGCTCCCTACTCCCGGGTGACCTTTTCATCTCCTATTCCAGGAAAGGAATGATCTTCTGTTTTTTCAGACCTATGACAACCTAGTGGTTTCTGCCCAAACTAAGGTATTTTGTGAGAATAAGCAAGATACTCAAAATAGTTAACTCTAGAAGAATCCTGCTTTAGCACATCTGTGCCAGAGCCTAAAGCTCAGCTGAGTTGTGGTACCTCCCCAGGCAGAACTCAGGCTGTGCACTCTTTCTTATGACTATAGTTGacagctattattttttaaaaaatgaacgaTGCTCAAAACAGGAATACTATGGCTCTTCTAGtatataaatgaaaatctaaaacCTGTTTAAAAATCTCATATGCTCCAGTTTCATCAATGGGGAAATAAATGTTGGATTATTCTATTTCTGAACTATTGCCAACTTAAAATCTTAATTCTACTTTTATGTTCAGTTAGATTAATTTTTGAAAGCCtccaaaaaatattctttgaacaAGCTATAAAAAAGGAGGTcatagccaggtacagtggcacacacctgtaatcccagcaacttgggaggatgaggcaggagtattgcaagccTGGACAACTTATTGAGAcaccacctcaaaataaaaaataaaagggactagggatgtagcttagtggtaaagtgcccctgggttcaattcctagtaccaaaaaaaaaaaaaaaaaaaaaagatggggaggTCACTATGATCAATGTAAAAATAGGATTAAGTACCATTTCACTAATTATGGATCTAATGTGATGAAGCCATCTCAACACCAGCATCCTTTTTTGACTGAATCTCTGGCCAAACTTTGGTCCTTACTACTCACGCACCTACCACATGGCCCTCTTTGGGTTTTAAAGGCAGTGGTAGTCTGTGTAACTAGTGACTTCAGCAAAACTTAGGAGAAGATGCCCTATGGCTGGTGATCCTTAAAAACGTCAAGGTCATCAAAGCATCAAAGTCTGAGGAACTCTTCTAGAGATTGGATGATGCTACCGCAGAACTCCCTGAATCCAGGCTGGTCTTCTATGGCtagcaatgtcttttttttttttttagaaaaatatctgcTGAAGTATTCAGGAATAGAGGGATGACATTTGCAACTAACTCTCAGACAGTTAACATATGTAGTTAACGTACGTAGAGAGAAGCAACGacaaaacaaatacagaaaaatgttaaCTGATTGTGTGAAGGGTACATGGAACTTCTTTTTGAGTCTTGTAACACTTCTCTGTAAGGTTGATATTATTtccacattaaagaaaaaaaacatcaaaaaaaatttttaaatgagggtGCTCTCTCCGTTCCAGGGCCCTGGACAGTGTCATTGTTTATAGGAAAAGGATAACTCACATTCATTCACAGGGAGCTTCCTTTTAATTCAGCTGCTCAAGCTGCAGCCAGAGGGACCTTGGCTGCTGATGTTCTGCTGCTAGGCTGCTCAGTCTCAAtgactttctcctcctccctgactCAACACCCCTGCTCCACTAGATGACAAGCAAGTTGATGTCCAGAGCCTTCACCAGGCCAGGATGGCTTTCCACCCACTACGGCTGGCTGATGCATCAGCCAGGGACCAAAGCACCTGACCAAAAACTAAAGGTATCAGACACAGTTCCTGTCATAAGGCTCAGAGCTTACACAGAAGATGAACACTTTAAAAGGCACAGaatagggttggggctgtagctcagtggcagagcatttgcctaacatgtgtgagacactgggttcgatcctcagcaccacataaaaataaacaaaggcattcctgtccatttacaactacaaaaaagaaaaaaagaagaagaaaaaagaaaaaggcaaagaataaTCACCTGATATACCATAAAGGGCTCATGGAAGGCACCATCAGAAAGATGAGCAGGTACCACAGAGAAAACAAGATTGACTGGTCTCTTGGGAGGCAGTAGGTGGGGAGAGGGCCTGGGACTGTATAGAGGGGCTTGCACAGTGGAGAAGGGGACAGCTGATCTAATCAGGCTGTGAGAGTATGGACAGGGGTATGGTGGGCATTAAGAAACCTGGTCTCAGGTACGAGGGTGACAGCATAGGTCTCCTAAGACAGCCAGAGTGGGAAATGATCAGCTGAAAAGAGCGGCGAGGCCACAGCCCTTGTCCTACATTTCTGCTGAGGACCAGCGAGCCTCACTTTTCTCCTGTTGTGCCCAAGTTAACAAGGCGGGAGCCCACAGTACCCACAGAGCTCCTAGCCCCTGGATGGAGACATGCCTCCACCGCAGCAGTCTGCTAAGAACCGACTTCCCATACCTGGGGCCTGTCAACCACGGTGTGCACACGGATGGGCGATGGGGAGTGCACTGGTGTGCTGCTTCTGGCTGGCGAGCCCTCCCGGCTGGACACACCCCGCACTGGTGACCTGAAAGGGGAGGCTGCTCTCACAGGTCGGGGCTCCCATTCATCACCCTGGATCTTGTGATACACAGGCTGGTGGGTCTGGTATTCACCCTGCTGAGCCGGGTAGTGGGTCTTCTGGGCTTGGTGGAGGGAGGGCTGGGCAGCCGGCCGGGCCACATTCTGCTCATGTATCactgggatggggatgtagcccCGAGGCAGCTGGTGGCTGCCTAGGCTGCTCCTGCCAGAGGAGGGCAGGCTGGCcgaggaagatgaggaggagcagTCGGAGGCCGCTGGAGACTGGGACCGCTGTAAGAGACAAAGGGCAGAGGGTGTGGCCCCAGGAATGATCCCACAGCCCTGGCACACCAACCTTTCATTGTGCACCTACTCAAAGCAACACACTTCCCAACACTTTCCATACAGAAATGTTTCTATTTTCAAACTGGAGTGTTAAGGGCTGAGAGGTGGCCCAGTGAAAGACCGAGTGCTCAGCAGGCACGGGGCCTAGGTGCAGTCCCCAGCCCTACAGAGTAGCATTAAGACTGAGAGCTTCGGAATAAAggggcctgggttcaaattcttaCTAGCTCAATAGCTTTCTCAGCATCATCTGAAATACAGATAAAGCACCCCATATATATACACTAACCCTGTCCTGACCAGTAAGTAAAATCATCTGTGCATACACATGGCGCGCACAGGAGTGCCCCATCCACGGTGCTGGCTGCCCTCCTCCACCCTTCGCTACTCATCTAGGGAGGGTGACAGCTGGGAGCTTCATGTGTCCCCTGTGAGGCCTGGGGCAAGCCAGGCCCCTTTCTCTTCTGGGCCACCTTCTATTCATCTAGAAAATGAGGAGGCCTTTTCCCTGCGTTGGTCTCTAAGGGCCTTATTAGCTTAAATTTGCCAAGGTTTCTCTGATGTGTCGCTTTGATTTTTACAGCAAACACATTGCACACATAGGTGTTTCCTctccaaggaaagaaagaacctcCTGGGACCCCCCACTAACTATGACTTTTTACCCCCATGCAGGTGGTAGAGCTGAACAGAGCTCAGAGGCCATCATGACTCTGGGTACAGACAGGAAGTGAGGATTTGTGCTCAAGAACAGTGCCAGTGGACACAAGGGGATGATCTGCAGTCAAAAGACAAAAAGGGCCTAGTGCTCAGGAAGCCTACTAGGTCCACTGGCCCACAAATCCCCACCAAGGATTAGATTGACAACTATTCTTCAGCTGTTGTTGCCCTGAATCCACCAACATACCCTGAAGTGAAGGGCTCTGGGCTGAACCTATCTTTGGGCTGCTGCCTTTCTCATTCCTTATCTGGCTTTCCTTGTACACTGCGGGATGCTCTGGGGACAGGTACGCAGTCCTGTTTTCATTCTCTACATAGTTCTGAGCTGTTGATATTTATCCATAAGTACTGAACTAGACCAAAATAATACATAGCTCTTTCTGAAACAGAGAAGCCCAGTGTAAATAAGGTACATCAGAATTAGGAGCCAGGAGGCCAGTCTTCAGGGTATCAGCTCGGCTGCTCTCTCCTTTACGCATTTGGACCAAGCAGTTTATAGTTCACCATCTTGGTCCCATTCcttaattacaaaaataagtCACGAGACTCCTGCCCCGGGCACCTAAAAAAACACCTGTGAAATGCTGGGGGGACTGGGGTCCGCAACCATCTTTGCTTGGGGGGCTGCTGATACTATAGACCAGGCCCTAATGCCTGCCCATTAAAAGTGCCTGGTccaggcggggggcggggggggggcaggcCTCTCCTTACCTCAGGTCCATGGGAGGCTGGGGGCtgagctgctgcagctgctgccacTTGTCCACACTGTTTGTCTGGCTGGGTGGCTTCTGGCACGCTCCGAAGAGGTGACTGGGACCTCTGAGGGGCAGCTGCGGCTGCCTCAGTTCTGAATCGCTGAGCCCCAGGCTGGGGATAGGCATGGAAAGGGTATGTCTGCCGGTTCTCAGCCCCTTCGTGGAGGACGGGAATGGGAATGTAGCCTGGTCGGAGCTGGGGGTACACAGGGTGGCCTTCCCTTGTGGGAAGTAGCCTGGAGCCCTCCCGGGAAGGGCCATTGGCAGAGGACGATGTTTCCTAGAATGAACAGAAGAGAAACAGACTcatgagaaaacagaaagaaaatacccCTGAAGAGGAAATTGGTACAGAGCCCTCTCTCGACTTGGGTCCCCAGCTCAGCCAGGGAGTCTGGCTGCTCCACAGTCCCCTGCTTCTGTTGAACATCCCCTCTCCTTCAGAGGCTGCTGTGTGGCCAGGCGAAAGCAGAGGAGCCAAGGTAACTGCTGAGCACAAGGGAAGCACCAATTTCCCAAACTGGTAAGACAGGTTTCTTTTCTGGGTAACAATGGGGAGGCAGTATATGCAGGAGAGCTTGACTGTCCCCTAAACCTTCAGATAGGAAGGTGATCTCCCAGGAACAAGACTCATCTCCAACTACCAAATTACAGCAAGACTCTCAGCTTCCAAAAAAGGTCCAAGTTTCCCAGCTGTACCAGGTTTATACTGGACCcaaacacagacacagtttagAAACTTTCAGAGAGAAGTAGGGTGGCGGTAGTGGTGCTGCCTCTTCAGAAATGCTGTTAGTACAAGCTACAAGGGAGGCACTCAAGATCACAAACAGCACAGAGAGGGAGTGAAACCCAGGGATTAATTGTGCTAGTCTTATGATGCCAACGGACAGTCTTTGCCTAGCCAAGCTTTAGTCAGACTCCTGAACCTTCTCCCAGGCCCATCTGTGCACTTGTAAAATCTAGTTTTAGCAAAAGAACTCTCTATACATGGTTACCAAACCCCCTCCTCCATGTCTGATCATCTCATTATCTGATGAGGTGCCTGTCTCCATCATCCCCAGGTGATTTCTGATCACCTGGACGTCTGTAGCAAGAACGCTGTCACAGGTTAGTAGAATGTAAGCCAGAATCTCTCTTAGGCCTcgatgtttctttctttttagtcatCTTCCATCCAGTGACCCTCACACTGCTCCTTGGCTATAAAGTCCCCACTTGCCCATGCGGTGCTGGGAGTCGGGCTCATCTGCCCCCCACCTGCAGAACTCCATTGCAGTGATCCCTACTCCTAGCCCAGTGGTCTGCAATAAAGTTTTCCTTACCATGCTTTAACAAGTAtcacagaataatttttttctttaacagaacAAGGCCTACTTGAACTAGGAGAGTTGGGGTCCCTCTCTTCTGTCCTCTCATGAAGTTCTCTCTTCAGTGGCTTGGCTATTTTGGGACCCTTGAGAAGGCCAAGTTCCAGATGTACCACAGAGAAAGATCTTATTTCAGACAACAAGGCTGGGCAGCCACTCACTGGGTGATGCCACCTCTCACCAAGCAGAGGCTGCGTAACACAGCTACCAACCATCTCCCAGGCATGAAGAACCTTCTCCAGAGGAGGGGAGCCACTGATGTGTGTCACATGTACATATCCGAGTAGGTCAGGTATTAAGGAGAGAGGGCCTTGCTTAAGGAAGCAGCTCTCTGAATGGCAAACAGGCAGAAGACTAAAAACCTATGAGCTTTCGGGGTATATTTTCTATTGCTCAGAGTTGGTCAAAAGCAAGAACAGATCCTGAAGGCTGATGTATGCTTTGAGGGAAGAGACCATTAATTCTGCAACGTTTCCATGATGTTTCTATTTATGTAGAGGCTTGGACACCAGGTGGCTGGCCCTGGGATTTAGCCCTTTCAAGCCCATCAACTGCTTCTCTCCTGCTGAGACCTTGCCCCAGGGAGGGCCTCCAAAACACAGGAAAGGCAAGGGTTGTCACTGTGTCCTTGGGGATATAGGCAGACAGGCACTTGGCACTCTCAGATTAGAATGACCACGTGCTAGGGCAGGAACATTATTTTAGCCTGCTTAACTCCCAGGTCACCCAAGAGCAGGGACAGCATCCAGACCTCACATTCAGAAGCTGGTTCTTGCTATGAGACGGGCACCATAGA
This window contains:
- the Bag3 gene encoding BAG family molecular chaperone regulator 3 isoform X2 — translated: MSAATHSPMVQMASGNGAGDRDPLPPGWEIKIDPQTGWPFFVDHNSRTTTWNDPRVPPQGPKETSSSANGPSREGSRLLPTREGHPVYPQLRPGYIPIPVLHEGAENRQTYPFHAYPQPGAQRFRTEAAAAAPQRSQSPLRSVPEATQPDKQCGQVAAAAAAQPPASHGPERSQSPAASDCSSSSSSASLPSSGRSSLGSHQLPRGYIPIPVIHEQNVARPAAQPSLHQAQKTHYPAQQGEYQTHQPVYHKIQGDEWEPRPVRAASPFRSPVRGVSSREGSPARSSTPVHSPSPIRVHTVVDRPQPMTHRESPPVAPPENKPESKPGPTGPDLLPGHIPIQVIRKEADSKPVTQKPPPASEKVEVKVPSAPIPCPSPSPIPSPAPSAVPSSPKNVAAEEKAAPSPAPTEVTPPKPGEAEVAPKHPGVLKVEAILEKVQGLEQAVDNFEGKKTDKKYLMIEEYLTKELLALDSVDPEGRADVRQARRDGVRKVQTILEKLEQKAIDVPGQVQVYEFQPSNLETDPPLQEIMGVGTTAADKGKKSAGNEEAQTATQQPEAKEAAAPNPGSTTDSAGPPAAAP
- the Bag3 gene encoding BAG family molecular chaperone regulator 3 isoform X1, giving the protein MSAATHSPMVQMASGNGAGDRDPLPPGWEIKIDPQTGWPFFVDHNSRTTTWNDPRVPPQGPKETSSSANGPSREGSRLLPTREGHPVYPQLRPGYIPIPVLHEGAENRQTYPFHAYPQPGAQRFRTEAAAAAPQRSQSPLRSVPEATQPDKQCGQVAAAAAAQPPASHGPERSQSPAASDCSSSSSSASLPSSGRSSLGSHQLPRGYIPIPVIHEQNVARPAAQPSLHQAQKTHYPAQQGEYQTHQPVYHKIQGDEWEPRPVRAASPFRSPVRGVSSREGSPARSSTPVHSPSPIRVHTVVDRPQQPMTHRESPPVAPPENKPESKPGPTGPDLLPGHIPIQVIRKEADSKPVTQKPPPASEKVEVKVPSAPIPCPSPSPIPSPAPSAVPSSPKNVAAEEKAAPSPAPTEVTPPKPGEAEVAPKHPGVLKVEAILEKVQGLEQAVDNFEGKKTDKKYLMIEEYLTKELLALDSVDPEGRADVRQARRDGVRKVQTILEKLEQKAIDVPGQVQVYEFQPSNLETDPPLQEIMGVGTTAADKGKKSAGNEEAQTATQQPEAKEAAAPNPGSTTDSAGPPAAAP